A window of the Nibribacter ruber genome harbors these coding sequences:
- a CDS encoding endonuclease domain-containing protein, with product MLNRIIPYRPDLKEKARQLRKNSTLAEILLWEEIKDRKLVYQFHRQVPMLNYIVDFYNHELRLAIEVDPDSHDHKADYDAHRDQELKSYGVTVLRIENIDVKRRMAYVMQEIYHWIKDYKERQK from the coding sequence ATGCTCAACCGGATAATCCCTTACCGACCAGATCTTAAGGAGAAAGCTAGGCAGTTGCGCAAAAACAGCACGCTGGCAGAAATCCTACTCTGGGAGGAAATCAAAGACAGGAAGCTGGTATACCAGTTCCACCGACAAGTACCGATGCTGAATTACATCGTGGATTTTTACAACCACGAACTGCGATTGGCTATTGAAGTGGACCCCGATAGCCACGACCACAAGGCGGATTATGACGCACACAGGGACCAAGAATTGAAATCCTATGGCGTGACCGTCCTAAGAATTGAAAATATAGACGTGAAAAGAAGGATGGCCTACGTGATGCAGGAGATCTATCATTGGATTAAGGATTACAAAGAAAGACAAAAGTGA
- a CDS encoding serine hydrolase domain-containing protein, translated as MWGKKEVRQTVPVPASFTADSVQKLSHHLDSVFKYFHKRRGFNGTVLVTKYDQVVYKGAFGYADFYKRDTLTLKTAFQLASVSKQFTAMSIMMLKEEGKLSYEDSVQQYIPDFPYHGITIRMLLTHRSGLPNYTYFSDELWPNRQVPITNKDVLNLMAQYKPHTYLKPNTRFNYSNTGYSLLASIVEQVSEMPFAEFVQKRIFKPLDMTGSFTYSPNMAVLTGKVATGHTRYRQKRTTDYLDTVLGDKGVFSTVEDLYKWDQALYTDKLVSPATLKEAFTGTWLKKKQHEDYGFGWRIKPLENGDTAVYHGGLWHGYSTYILRNPKDHSALIVLSNLPNGSLSYLKDIRGFLYPATTDSATTPNKGMVASAKR; from the coding sequence TTGTGGGGAAAGAAGGAAGTACGGCAAACGGTGCCGGTTCCGGCCTCGTTCACGGCCGACAGCGTGCAGAAGCTGAGCCACCATTTAGACTCGGTGTTCAAGTATTTCCATAAGCGCCGGGGCTTCAACGGCACGGTGCTGGTAACCAAATACGACCAGGTGGTCTACAAAGGCGCCTTCGGGTACGCTGATTTCTACAAGCGAGACACGCTCACCCTCAAAACCGCTTTTCAGCTGGCCTCGGTGTCCAAGCAGTTCACGGCCATGTCCATCATGATGCTCAAGGAAGAAGGCAAGCTGAGCTATGAAGACAGCGTGCAGCAGTACATTCCAGACTTTCCGTACCACGGCATCACCATCAGGATGCTCCTCACCCACCGGTCGGGCCTGCCCAATTACACGTATTTCAGTGATGAACTGTGGCCTAACCGCCAGGTGCCTATCACCAACAAAGACGTCTTGAACTTAATGGCCCAATACAAGCCACATACGTACCTCAAACCCAATACGCGCTTCAATTACAGCAATACCGGTTACAGCCTATTGGCCTCTATTGTGGAGCAGGTAAGCGAGATGCCCTTCGCGGAGTTTGTGCAGAAGCGCATTTTCAAGCCCCTGGACATGACCGGTTCCTTCACGTACAGCCCCAACATGGCGGTGCTCACGGGCAAAGTAGCCACCGGCCACACCCGCTACCGCCAGAAACGCACCACCGACTACCTGGACACCGTCCTAGGCGACAAAGGCGTTTTCTCTACCGTTGAGGACCTGTATAAATGGGACCAGGCGCTCTACACAGACAAACTAGTAAGCCCCGCAACCCTGAAAGAAGCCTTTACTGGCACTTGGCTCAAGAAGAAGCAGCATGAGGATTACGGTTTCGGGTGGCGCATAAAGCCATTGGAGAATGGAGACACTGCCGTCTACCACGGCGGACTGTGGCACGGCTACTCTACCTATATTTTACGCAACCCCAAAGACCACAGCGCCCTTATCGTACTCAGCAATCTGCCCAACGGAAGCCTAAGCTATCTGAAGGACATTAGAGGGTTCTTGTACCCAGCCACAACTGATAGCGCCACAACTCCTAATAAGGGAATGGTGGCAAGTGCTAAGCGGTAA
- a CDS encoding M61 family metallopeptidase — protein MLLAPKAVQAQGKTPQFQYTISFPKPASHTYHIDLNTGKFPQDTLLFKMPNWMPGYYQLMDYAKGIENLVAKDEKGRSIPLTKVADNAWRATGVKNKPLRLSYDIKTSKQFVANSYVDSAHAYLIPGNSFLYVDGLLNTPVSVSFQKPAAWKNLVTGLEPVVGKATEFTAPDFDILYDCPILMGNLEELPSFKVGGVEHRFIGYQMGEFDKVAFMGKLKKVVEAAVAVIGDIPFKQYTFIGIGPGQGGIEHLNNTTVSFNGKSLTTAASTNRMMNFLAHEYFHHYNAKRIRPLELGPFDYDQGSKTNLLWVNEGLTVYYDNLIVKRAGLADAETLLSNFNAKLNAVENNPGKRHQSLVQASYNTWKDGPFGTQGEDPNKAISYYDKGPLVGLLLDFEIRHATQNKKSLDDVMRQLYWQYYKKAGRGFTDAEFQQTCETIAGKSLASLFEYVYTTKELDYATYLGYAGLKLETKPGEGKQALQYKITHLENPTAQQKVILQSWLGE, from the coding sequence GTGCTCCTTGCTCCAAAAGCTGTTCAGGCCCAAGGAAAGACTCCACAATTCCAATACACGATATCATTCCCGAAGCCAGCCTCCCACACCTACCATATAGATTTGAATACCGGCAAATTCCCGCAGGACACGCTCTTGTTCAAAATGCCCAACTGGATGCCGGGCTACTACCAACTCATGGATTATGCGAAGGGCATTGAGAACTTGGTGGCTAAAGATGAGAAAGGCCGAAGCATTCCCTTAACCAAGGTTGCGGACAATGCCTGGCGGGCGACGGGCGTGAAGAACAAACCCCTGCGCTTGTCTTATGACATCAAAACCTCTAAGCAGTTTGTAGCCAATAGTTATGTAGATAGCGCGCATGCGTACCTTATTCCCGGCAACAGCTTCTTGTATGTGGATGGACTGTTGAACACGCCGGTTTCTGTCTCTTTCCAAAAACCCGCCGCTTGGAAGAACCTGGTCACGGGCTTAGAACCCGTCGTGGGCAAGGCCACTGAATTTACTGCCCCAGATTTTGACATCCTCTATGATTGCCCCATTTTGATGGGCAATTTAGAAGAGCTGCCTTCTTTTAAAGTGGGGGGCGTGGAGCATCGGTTCATTGGCTACCAAATGGGCGAGTTTGACAAAGTGGCTTTCATGGGCAAACTCAAGAAAGTAGTAGAGGCCGCCGTCGCCGTGATAGGAGACATTCCTTTCAAGCAGTACACGTTTATAGGCATCGGGCCGGGGCAAGGCGGTATTGAGCACTTAAACAACACCACGGTTAGCTTTAATGGAAAGTCTCTCACTACCGCGGCTAGTACCAACCGCATGATGAACTTCCTGGCGCATGAATATTTTCATCATTACAACGCCAAACGCATCAGGCCGCTGGAGTTGGGGCCATTTGATTATGACCAAGGGAGCAAAACCAACTTGCTTTGGGTGAACGAGGGGTTAACGGTGTACTATGACAACCTCATTGTAAAAAGAGCGGGCTTGGCAGACGCAGAAACGCTTCTATCTAATTTCAACGCCAAGCTTAACGCCGTAGAAAACAACCCCGGCAAACGGCACCAGTCTCTAGTGCAGGCCAGCTACAACACCTGGAAGGACGGCCCCTTTGGTACGCAGGGCGAAGACCCAAACAAAGCCATCTCTTACTATGACAAAGGCCCGTTGGTTGGTTTATTGCTTGATTTTGAGATTCGCCATGCCACTCAGAACAAGAAGTCTTTAGACGATGTCATGCGTCAGCTCTACTGGCAGTACTACAAAAAAGCAGGACGCGGGTTCACAGACGCCGAGTTTCAGCAGACCTGTGAGACCATAGCCGGCAAATCACTAGCCTCTCTATTTGAGTACGTCTACACCACCAAAGAACTAGACTATGCCACTTATCTGGGCTACGCAGGCTTGAAACTGGAAACCAAACCAGGAGAAGGCAAGCAGGCTCTACAGTATAAAATTACCCACCTAGAAAACCCTACCGCCCAACAGAAAGTTATCTTACAATCCTGGCTAGGCGAGTAA
- a CDS encoding FkbM family methyltransferase has translation MKFFRKLLVKALGFEGYLRLVSRMYIIMVGSGRGQAKYPELFFLRRIIRPGYTCLDIGANLGYYSTFLSKLAGPTGQVLAVEPVPLFGRIWQDNVKASGVDNLTLLPFALGGENTTIEMGTPLRDGLVHHGMTKIASSAQEQYAQTYEVEMRVPDELFADLEQLHFIKCDVEGYEHQVFAHLQETIKKHKPLIQTELNGAENRKKVVEILTGLGYGVYTLSPQRTLSVCAPYEIDSYQGGDFYFKPNKQ, from the coding sequence GTGAAATTCTTTCGTAAACTATTGGTCAAGGCGCTCGGGTTTGAGGGCTATCTGCGTCTGGTGAGCCGGATGTACATTATCATGGTGGGCTCGGGCAGAGGGCAGGCCAAGTATCCAGAGCTATTTTTCCTGCGCAGAATCATTCGGCCGGGGTATACGTGCCTGGACATTGGCGCCAACCTGGGCTACTATTCTACTTTCTTGTCGAAGCTGGCCGGGCCTACTGGGCAGGTGCTGGCCGTGGAGCCGGTGCCTTTGTTTGGCAGAATCTGGCAAGACAATGTAAAGGCCAGCGGGGTGGACAACCTTACGTTGTTGCCGTTCGCCTTGGGCGGGGAAAACACCACTATTGAGATGGGTACGCCCCTGCGCGATGGGCTGGTACACCACGGCATGACCAAAATTGCCAGCAGTGCCCAGGAGCAATATGCCCAAACGTATGAGGTGGAGATGCGCGTGCCAGATGAACTGTTCGCAGACTTGGAACAACTCCATTTTATAAAGTGCGACGTGGAAGGCTATGAGCACCAAGTGTTTGCCCACCTGCAGGAAACTATAAAGAAGCACAAGCCGTTGATTCAGACAGAGCTCAATGGGGCAGAGAACCGCAAGAAAGTGGTGGAGATTTTAACCGGTTTAGGCTACGGCGTATACACGTTAAGCCCGCAACGCACGTTATCTGTCTGCGCGCCCTATGAGATTGACAGCTACCAGGGCGGTGACTTTTACTTTAAACCAAACAAACAGTAG
- a CDS encoding DUF4834 family protein: MKTFLIFLAIGFALRYLMPYIIKFALKLFVQKQMRKAQQFTYQGQAQQQRAYQANGHSTASSSPDAGKIKVDYVPEEQRQKKDFPDGEYVDYEEIK, encoded by the coding sequence TTGAAAACCTTCCTTATATTTTTAGCCATTGGTTTTGCACTACGGTACCTTATGCCGTACATCATCAAGTTTGCGCTTAAACTATTTGTGCAGAAGCAAATGCGCAAGGCGCAGCAATTCACGTACCAAGGCCAGGCCCAGCAACAACGCGCCTATCAGGCCAACGGGCACAGCACGGCTTCTTCTAGCCCCGACGCCGGTAAAATAAAGGTAGACTACGTGCCCGAAGAACAGCGCCAGAAGAAAGACTTCCCCGACGGGGAG